Proteins encoded together in one Prevotella scopos JCM 17725 window:
- the kbl gene encoding glycine C-acetyltransferase: MYGKMKEHLSNALAEIKEAGLYKEERIIESPQSAAIEVKGKEVLNFCANNYLGLSNHPRLIEGAKKMMDKRGFGMSSVRFICGTQDSHKELEAAISDYFKTEDTILYAACFDANGGVFEPLLTDQDAIISDALNHASIIDGVRLCKAKRYRYANADMADLERCLQESQEQRFRIIVTDGVFSMDGNVAPVDKICDLAEKYNALVMVDESHSAGVVGATGHGVSELCKTYDRVDIYTGTLGKAFGGALGGFTTGRKEIIDMLRQRSRPYLFSNSLAPCIIGASLEVFKMLKESNELHDKLVENVNYFRDKMMAAGFDIKPTQSAICAVMLYDAKLSQVYAAKLLEEGIYVTGFYYPVVPKGEARIRVQLSAGHNREQLDKCINAFIKIGKELGVLK, from the coding sequence ATGTACGGTAAGATGAAAGAACATCTCAGTAACGCACTTGCTGAGATTAAAGAAGCAGGACTTTACAAAGAGGAAAGAATCATTGAGAGTCCTCAAAGTGCGGCAATCGAAGTAAAAGGTAAGGAGGTTTTAAACTTCTGTGCAAACAATTATCTTGGTCTTTCTAATCATCCACGTTTGATAGAAGGTGCTAAGAAGATGATGGACAAACGAGGATTCGGTATGTCCTCTGTTCGTTTTATCTGTGGAACACAGGACAGTCACAAGGAGCTTGAGGCTGCCATCTCTGATTACTTCAAGACAGAAGACACTATTCTCTATGCTGCTTGCTTTGACGCTAATGGTGGAGTCTTTGAGCCATTGCTCACCGATCAGGATGCTATCATCTCTGATGCGCTCAACCATGCCTCAATTATTGATGGTGTACGCCTTTGTAAGGCAAAGCGTTATCGCTATGCAAATGCAGATATGGCTGATCTTGAGCGTTGTCTACAAGAGTCACAGGAACAGCGTTTCCGCATCATTGTTACTGATGGTGTGTTCTCAATGGATGGTAACGTTGCTCCAGTTGACAAAATTTGCGACCTCGCTGAGAAGTATAACGCTCTTGTGATGGTTGATGAGTCTCACTCTGCCGGTGTTGTTGGCGCAACAGGTCATGGCGTTAGCGAACTCTGCAAGACTTACGACCGTGTGGATATCTACACAGGTACACTTGGTAAAGCCTTTGGTGGTGCACTCGGAGGATTTACTACTGGCCGCAAGGAAATCATTGACATGCTTCGTCAGCGCAGTCGTCCTTACCTCTTCTCTAACTCACTTGCACCATGTATTATCGGCGCCAGCCTTGAAGTATTCAAGATGTTGAAGGAGAGCAACGAACTTCACGACAAGTTAGTTGAGAACGTTAACTACTTCCGTGACAAGATGATGGCTGCTGGTTTTGATATTAAACCAACCCAGAGTGCTATCTGTGCGGTAATGCTTTACGATGCTAAGTTGTCTCAGGTATATGCAGCAAAACTCCTTGAGGAGGGTATCTATGTAACTGGTTTCTATTATCCAGTAGTTCCAAAGGGCGAGGCTCGTATTCGTGTTCAGCTCTCAGCTGGTCATAATCGTGAGCAACTTGACAAGTGTATCAACGCTTTCATCAAGATTGGTAAGGAACTTGGTGTATTGAAATAA
- a CDS encoding NAD-dependent epimerase/dehydratase family protein, which produces MKNVLVIGSTGQIGSELTRELRKRYGNDSIVAGYIKGAEPKGELKESGPSAEADVTNPEMIADVVKKYNIDTIYNLAALLSVVAEKKPQLAWKIGIDGLWNILEVARENNCAVFTPSSIGSFGLSTPHTQTPQDTVQRPGTIYGVSKVTTELLSDYYFKKYGVDTRSVRFPGLISYVTPPGGGTTDYAVDIYYAAVRGEKFVCPIKKGTLMDMMYMPDGLHAAISLMEADPTRLVHRNGFNIASMSFDPEEIFNAIKRYKPEFEMEYDVDPLKQGIADSWPDSLDDSCARAEWDWNPQYDLDAMTVDMLKNLEAKLK; this is translated from the coding sequence ATGAAAAATGTTTTGGTTATAGGCTCTACAGGTCAGATTGGCTCAGAGCTTACCAGAGAACTTAGAAAACGTTATGGAAACGACAGCATTGTTGCTGGTTACATCAAGGGAGCCGAGCCTAAAGGCGAACTGAAAGAAAGCGGCCCATCAGCAGAAGCCGACGTTACTAACCCAGAGATGATTGCCGATGTTGTTAAAAAATACAACATTGACACCATCTACAACCTTGCCGCATTACTCTCTGTAGTAGCAGAAAAGAAGCCGCAATTAGCTTGGAAGATCGGTATCGATGGTCTTTGGAACATCTTGGAAGTGGCGCGTGAGAACAACTGTGCGGTCTTTACTCCAAGTTCTATCGGTTCATTCGGTTTGAGTACACCTCACACACAGACACCACAGGACACTGTTCAACGTCCTGGTACAATCTATGGTGTGTCAAAGGTTACCACAGAGTTGCTCAGCGACTATTACTTTAAGAAGTATGGTGTTGACACTCGTTCAGTACGTTTCCCAGGTTTGATTTCCTACGTAACACCTCCAGGTGGTGGTACTACTGACTATGCAGTTGACATCTATTACGCTGCTGTTCGTGGTGAGAAGTTCGTATGTCCTATCAAGAAAGGAACACTGATGGACATGATGTATATGCCTGATGGTTTGCACGCAGCTATCTCATTGATGGAAGCAGATCCAACACGTTTGGTTCACCGCAATGGTTTCAACATTGCTTCTATGAGCTTCGACCCTGAGGAAATCTTCAATGCTATCAAGCGTTACAAGCCAGAGTTTGAGATGGAATACGACGTAGACCCACTCAAGCAGGGTATTGCTGACAGCTGGCCAGACAGCCTTGACGACAGTTGCGCACGTGCTGAATGGGATTGGAATCCTCAGTATGACCTCGACGCAATGACTGTTGACATGCTGAAGAACCTTGAAGCTAAGTTGAAATAA
- a CDS encoding SPFH domain-containing protein, with translation MNSPKKILIPAVLVGFLCIASLAFFSFVNPSYDQEAALKMKPIFFGSTRVADEPVNSITLIAPTTTAVYFNILPQKMQFQFDDLLSNDNTPLDVNMYMIIQVKKGQTPDLLRNYGENWFENFIEPYFRNKVREYVSSCSPFDLMSNREVLAKFDDRIKQSMRQYVASLSRKANFPIDIQQVITDRVMPNKEQLEEMNKTAASIQAKQTQEKRAEMELARAKAERNKAVADKAYMTELNLSPSQFIQLRAWDVIEKKNGANIDVLFGGGETPMWNIRR, from the coding sequence ATGAATAGCCCCAAAAAAATATTGATTCCTGCAGTACTTGTTGGCTTTCTTTGCATTGCTAGTCTTGCATTCTTTTCATTTGTGAATCCTTCTTATGATCAAGAAGCTGCGTTGAAGATGAAGCCTATCTTCTTTGGTAGTACGCGTGTTGCTGACGAGCCTGTAAACTCTATCACGCTGATTGCACCAACAACGACTGCAGTTTACTTCAATATCTTACCACAGAAGATGCAGTTCCAGTTTGATGACTTGCTCTCAAATGACAATACTCCACTTGATGTGAATATGTATATGATTATTCAAGTGAAGAAAGGACAGACTCCTGACTTGTTAAGGAACTATGGAGAGAACTGGTTTGAGAACTTTATCGAACCTTACTTCCGCAATAAGGTGCGTGAGTATGTATCCTCTTGTTCACCATTCGACTTGATGAGTAATCGTGAAGTACTTGCTAAATTTGATGACCGTATCAAGCAGTCTATGCGTCAGTATGTGGCCTCTTTGTCACGAAAGGCAAACTTCCCAATTGATATTCAACAGGTAATTACCGACCGTGTGATGCCTAACAAGGAGCAATTGGAGGAAATGAACAAGACCGCAGCAAGTATTCAAGCAAAGCAGACACAGGAGAAGCGTGCTGAGATGGAGCTTGCTCGTGCGAAGGCTGAGCGTAATAAGGCTGTGGCTGATAAGGCTTATATGACAGAGTTGAACCTTTCACCATCACAGTTTATTCAGTTGCGTGCGTGGGATGTCATCGAGAAGAAGAATGGTGCAAACATAGATGTTCTCTTCGGAGGTGGTGAAACTCCGATGTGGAATATCCGTAGATAA
- the glpA gene encoding anaerobic glycerol-3-phosphate dehydrogenase subunit A translates to MNSVINKDYDVIIIGGGVTGVGTARDCAMRGLRVLLVEKYDFSNGATGRNHGLLHSGARYAVTDPESASECIKENMILRRIAHHCVEPTDGLFITLPEDDIQYQKTFVESCQKAGISASIISPEEARRIEPSVNPDLIGAVRVPDAAIDPFFLTTANVVDARRHGADILTYQQVVGLILSNDRVEGVRLRNNHTGEESEIRCRIVINAAGIWGHDIVKLAGIKVNMFPAKGTLLIFGHRVNNMVINRCRKPANADILVPDDAVCVIGTTSDRVPYDTIDNLKITQEEVDILIKEGEKLAPSLATTRILRAYAGVRPLVAADNDPSGRSISRGIVCLDHETRDGVGGLITITGGKMMTYRLMAEEATNLACKKLGIDAACQTAIRPLPGSEGHDPDTKHHTYSTAHIAAKGRQGNCVQEIPAQSIEDRSLVCECEEVSVGEVKYAMEKLHVHDLLNLRRRTRVGMGTCQGELCACRAAGVMCDAGDEAEKTLTDLHDFINERWKGMQPVAWGSTLDEAQLTTSIYQGLLGLSN, encoded by the coding sequence ATGAACAGTGTAATAAACAAGGATTACGATGTGATTATCATCGGTGGAGGCGTTACTGGCGTAGGCACTGCACGCGATTGTGCTATGCGTGGACTGCGCGTACTTCTTGTAGAGAAGTATGACTTCAGCAATGGTGCCACAGGTCGCAACCACGGCTTGCTCCACAGTGGAGCACGCTATGCAGTGACCGACCCAGAGTCAGCTTCGGAGTGTATCAAGGAGAATATGATACTCCGCCGAATTGCTCACCACTGCGTAGAACCTACTGATGGCTTGTTTATTACGCTCCCTGAGGACGACATACAATACCAAAAAACATTCGTTGAGTCCTGCCAGAAAGCAGGCATTAGTGCTAGTATTATTTCACCTGAGGAAGCACGTCGCATAGAACCATCGGTCAACCCTGACCTGATTGGCGCTGTGCGAGTGCCAGATGCTGCTATCGATCCATTTTTTCTTACGACAGCAAACGTTGTTGATGCACGTCGTCATGGAGCCGATATTCTAACCTATCAGCAGGTAGTAGGACTCATTTTAAGCAATGATCGTGTGGAGGGCGTCCGCCTCCGTAACAACCATACAGGAGAAGAAAGCGAAATTCGCTGTCGTATCGTTATCAATGCTGCTGGTATCTGGGGGCATGATATTGTCAAACTGGCTGGTATAAAGGTGAATATGTTTCCTGCGAAAGGAACACTCCTTATCTTCGGTCATCGTGTCAACAACATGGTTATCAATCGCTGTCGTAAGCCAGCCAATGCTGACATCCTCGTCCCAGATGACGCTGTTTGTGTCATTGGCACTACCAGTGATCGTGTTCCTTATGACACGATAGACAATCTGAAGATTACCCAAGAGGAAGTTGATATATTGATAAAGGAAGGAGAGAAACTTGCTCCGAGCCTTGCGACAACACGCATCCTCCGTGCTTATGCAGGTGTCCGACCACTTGTTGCAGCCGATAATGACCCGTCAGGACGCAGCATCAGTCGTGGAATCGTCTGTTTAGATCATGAGACACGAGATGGAGTGGGTGGACTTATTACGATTACTGGCGGTAAGATGATGACCTACCGACTCATGGCGGAAGAGGCAACCAACCTAGCCTGCAAGAAATTAGGTATAGATGCTGCTTGCCAGACAGCCATCCGTCCTCTTCCCGGAAGTGAAGGACATGATCCCGACACGAAACATCATACGTATTCAACAGCCCATATCGCTGCTAAAGGACGCCAAGGCAATTGCGTTCAAGAGATACCAGCACAAAGCATAGAAGACCGTTCCTTAGTTTGTGAATGCGAGGAAGTAAGTGTCGGTGAAGTGAAATATGCGATGGAGAAGTTGCACGTCCACGACCTCCTCAACCTTCGCCGCCGTACCCGAGTAGGTATGGGAACCTGCCAAGGAGAACTTTGTGCTTGTCGAGCTGCTGGCGTTATGTGTGACGCTGGAGATGAAGCTGAAAAGACATTGACCGACCTTCACGACTTCATCAATGAACGTTGGAAAGGTATGCAACCCGTTGCTTGGGGCAGCACACTCGATGAAGCACAGCTTACAACCAGTATCTATCAGGGTTTGTTAGGGCTAAGCAACTGA